GACCGCGTTCAACTGATTTTTTTACCCCTCTTTCAATTTCTTGAACACCACCTATGCCGGTACCAAAATATACCCCAAAGCGTTCAGTGTTCATATTATGAGTATCTAAGCCAGCATCTTTGACTGCTTCCATAGAAGCGACCACCCCATAATGAGCATAGGGATCCATTCTTTTAACCGATTTACGATCAAGGTAGTCTTTGGGATTGAAGTTTTTAACCTCAGCTGCCAAAGTCACTCCTGTATCGCTGGCATCAAATTGTGTGATTGGAGCAAAGCCATGTTTGCCTGCCTTTAAATTTTTCCAAAAATCACTGACATTATTTCCAATTGGTGTTACCGCTCCTAAGCCCGTAACAACTACCCTTCTAGTATTCATTAAGTTCCTCCTTCACCCTTCTCAATCTTTCATTTATTCCATATATAAACCACCATTAACATTTAAAGTGGTTCCAGTGATGTATGGGTTCTTGACTAAGAAGTAAACGGCATCAGCAATATCTTCTACTCGCCCAAAATCCCCTAAAGGAATTTGCGCAATCATCTGCTCTTTAACCTTATCTGATAATTTATCCGTCATATCACTAGCGATAAAACCAGGGGCAACGGCATTGACCCGAATGCCGCGACTAGCTAATTCGCGCGCAGCCGTCTTAGTCATAGCTATCACACCTGCCTTAGCAGCAGCATAGTTAATTTGACCAGCATTACCTATTTGTCCAGATAAAGATGCAATGTTAATAATATTGCCGCTTTTTTGTTTTAACATCACTTTTGACACATGACGGATAAGGTTAAAGCAACCTTTTAGATTAACGTCAATTACTGCATCGAAATCAGCTTCCTTCATCCGCATGAGTAAGGTATCACGGGTAATCCCAGCATTATTAACTAATACGTCAATGTGAGCATACTCTTCTTTACAGCGGTTTATGATTGCTTGAGCTTGGTCAAAATCTTGGACTTCTGCTTTCAAATCAAGTACTTTAGCACCCCTTTCACTTAAGTCATCAAGATGATCTTGGCCGGATCCTGACCTGCTTACCAAGGCCAAATTGTAACCCTTATTGGCAAATTCTCTAGCTATAGCTGCTCCGATTCCACGGTTTCCGCCAGTAATGATGGCTGTTGGTTTTTCTGTCATTTTAATCTCCTTGTAAAATAGTCAATGCTTTATTTAATGTGGCTTCATCTTCAATATTTAAGGCTGTGACCGACTTATCGATTTGCCGGGTAAAGCTGGTGAGTGTTTTTCCAGGTCCAATCTCTATAAAGGTATCTACACCTGCTTGAATGAGGTAATCAATCGAATCCGACCATTTGACCGGTGATTGGATTTGTTGAAGTAAATCTTGCTTAATCTCTCCATCTTCATGAACTTGCCCACTTGTGTTAGCGACAACTGGAATGTCTTGAGGTGAAAACTCCACATCTTTAAGTACTTGGGCTAATCGTAGAGAGGCAGGATGCATCAGCTGGGTGTGAAAGGGCCCGGAAACCTTTAGAGGAATTAAGCGCTTAGCACCCGCTTCCTTCAATTCATCCGCAGCGAGGTCGACTAAATCACTATTTCCGCCAATGACAATTTGTTTGGGAGAGTTATAATTCGTCGGATAGACATAGCCAGGATGAAGGTTCATAATATTTTCACAGACCCTCTCAATCAACTTACGGTCAGTTTTCATGACAGCTAGCATTTTTCCTTCACCGGGAGCGACTGCCTGACTCATATATAAGCCTCGTTTTCTCAATAGTTTTAACCCGTCAACAAATGAAAAGACACTGCTATAAGCTAAGGCAGTATATTCCCCTAAACTTAATCCAGCCAAATAGGCAGGAGTCTTAGGAAATAATTTTTTCCAGACGGCTAGAATAGCTAATGAGACTGTATAGATGGCAGCTTGGGTATACTCTGTTTGATTGAGCAGGTCATTTTCTTCAAAGCACATGGTTTTTAAATCGTAGCCAAGAACTTTCTCAGCCGTTTCAAAATATGGCTCCATGACTTCAGCATGATGTTCAAATAAATCTTTGCCCATCCCAGAATACTGTGCCCCTTGGCCAGAAAAAAGATATGCAATTTTTTTCATTCTTTGCCCTTTCCTTGTTAAGATTTTAATTTTTATCATTAAATAAAGTAATTAGGGTAAAAAAAAGCAGTGAAAAAATATTTTCTTCACTGCATCCTATTTAATTATAACCATTCGCTAGCTTTTTCTCTGATGGTTGCCTGGCATACATCCATATAGGATTGGAGTATTTCCTGGCAGCTCTCTTCTTTATTAATTAAGCCAGCAATCTGACCAGCCATCAGGGAACTATTTTGGGTATCCCCTTCTACAACAGCTCGCCGTAAAGCTCCTCTTCCCAAAGCCTCTAAGCGCTCCCAGTCAGGATTTTCCTTACCTGCTTCAATTCGCTCAACTCGCAAATACTCTTTGGTCAAACGATTGCGCAGGACCCGCACTGGATGACCTGTAGCTTCTCCTGTTGTGACGGTATCAATATCCTTAGCTTTAATAATCTTTTCCTTAAAATTAGGGTGGGCATTGGATTCCTTAGCACAAACAAAGCGCGTACCCACTTGAATCCCACAGGCACCAAGCATCAATGCTGCTGCCATCCCCCGGCCATCACCGATTCCTCCTGCAGCGATTACGGGAATATTAACCGCATCGACTACTTGGGGAAGTAAAGCCATGGTTGTGGTTTTGCCCACATGTCCACCAGATTCCGTCCCTTCGACAACCACTGCATCAACGCCTTCTTTTTCCATCCGTCGAGCAAGTGCTACGGAAGCAACAACTGGGATAACCTTAATATTTGCTTCACGAAATTGCTTCATAAAGCGCCCAGGTGATCCTGCTCCAGTAGTGACTGTTGAAATACCCGATTGACATAGGTAGTCAACAACTTCTTCAACATGTGGATTGAGTAGCATCACATTAATTGCAAAAGGCTTATCTGTTTTTGCTTTCATGGTTTCGACTTTTTCTCGCACCACTTCAACAGGATCATTCCCCGTCCCTACAACTCCTAAACCACCAGCATTTGAAACGGCAGATGCCAGATCTGGATCTGCTACCCAAGCCATGGCTCCTTGAATAATAGGATATTTAACTCCCATTTGCTTCCATAGATTGTTCAAAGCTATTCACTTCCT
The nucleotide sequence above comes from Aerococcus urinae. Encoded proteins:
- the fabG gene encoding 3-oxoacyl-[acyl-carrier-protein] reductase; translated protein: MTEKPTAIITGGNRGIGAAIAREFANKGYNLALVSRSGSGQDHLDDLSERGAKVLDLKAEVQDFDQAQAIINRCKEEYAHIDVLVNNAGITRDTLLMRMKEADFDAVIDVNLKGCFNLIRHVSKVMLKQKSGNIINIASLSGQIGNAGQINYAAAKAGVIAMTKTAARELASRGIRVNAVAPGFIASDMTDKLSDKVKEQMIAQIPLGDFGRVEDIADAVYFLVKNPYITGTTLNVNGGLYME
- the fabK gene encoding enoyl-[acyl-carrier-protein] reductase FabK, with product MGVKYPIIQGAMAWVADPDLASAVSNAGGLGVVGTGNDPVEVVREKVETMKAKTDKPFAINVMLLNPHVEEVVDYLCQSGISTVTTGAGSPGRFMKQFREANIKVIPVVASVALARRMEKEGVDAVVVEGTESGGHVGKTTTMALLPQVVDAVNIPVIAAGGIGDGRGMAAALMLGACGIQVGTRFVCAKESNAHPNFKEKIIKAKDIDTVTTGEATGHPVRVLRNRLTKEYLRVERIEAGKENPDWERLEALGRGALRRAVVEGDTQNSSLMAGQIAGLINKEESCQEILQSYMDVCQATIREKASEWL
- the fabD gene encoding ACP S-malonyltransferase, producing the protein MKKIAYLFSGQGAQYSGMGKDLFEHHAEVMEPYFETAEKVLGYDLKTMCFEENDLLNQTEYTQAAIYTVSLAILAVWKKLFPKTPAYLAGLSLGEYTALAYSSVFSFVDGLKLLRKRGLYMSQAVAPGEGKMLAVMKTDRKLIERVCENIMNLHPGYVYPTNYNSPKQIVIGGNSDLVDLAADELKEAGAKRLIPLKVSGPFHTQLMHPASLRLAQVLKDVEFSPQDIPVVANTSGQVHEDGEIKQDLLQQIQSPVKWSDSIDYLIQAGVDTFIEIGPGKTLTSFTRQIDKSVTALNIEDEATLNKALTILQGD